One Myxosarcina sp. GI1 genomic window carries:
- a CDS encoding pyridoxamine 5'-phosphate oxidase family protein, which produces MAKFYSQLTLDLQTFIQKQKIFFTATAPISGRINLSPKGIDTFCCLDANTVAYLDLTGSGNETAAHLHENGRMTIMFCSFEANPLILRLYGRGEVISHSSDRWNKLHSLFVSTPGERQIILLDIESIQTSCGFGVPLYEFKEDRETLIDWAAKKGKSGIKQYQQQKNLQSIDGLPTNLNTN; this is translated from the coding sequence TATCCAAAAGCAAAAAATCTTTTTTACCGCCACTGCACCCATATCGGGCAGGATTAATTTATCTCCTAAAGGTATCGATACTTTTTGTTGTCTCGATGCTAATACTGTCGCCTATCTAGATTTAACTGGTAGTGGTAACGAAACTGCGGCACATCTACATGAGAACGGCAGAATGACAATAATGTTCTGTAGTTTCGAGGCAAATCCTCTAATTCTAAGATTATACGGTCGAGGAGAAGTAATTAGCCATTCCAGCGATCGCTGGAATAAATTACATTCTCTGTTTGTCTCCACGCCAGGAGAAAGACAAATAATTTTGCTCGATATCGAATCAATACAAACTTCTTGTGGTTTTGGCGTACCGCTATATGAATTTAAAGAAGATAGAGAAACCTTGATTGACTGGGCAGCTAAGAAGGGCAAATCTGGCATTAAGCAATATCAACAACAGAAAAATCTACAAAGTATTGATGGATTGCCGACTAATCTCAACACTAATTAA
- a CDS encoding pyridoxal phosphate-dependent aminotransferase — translation MKLAARVDRVPPSMTLAISAKAKAMQAEGIDVCSFSAGEPDFPTPAHVVEAAKTALDNGKTRYGPAAGEPELREAIARKLQKENNLDYQAENTIVTNGGKYSLFNLMQTLIEEGDEVIIPSPYWLSYPEMVKLAGGTPVLVDTSMENGYKITPEQLEKAITPQSKLFVLNSPSNPTGAVYSPEEIRALADVILADDKLLVVSDEIYEKILYGDAKHLSIGAVNPQMLERTITSNGFAKSHSMTGWRVGYAAAPVEIIKAMTKIQGHSTSNVCTFAQYGAIAALDSSQDCVAEMVEAFAKRRTYIYEAVDAIPKLSCFKPDGAFYLYVDISQTGMGSLEFCEKLLETKHVAAIPGVAFGTDNCIRFSYATGMPTIEEGVRRLAEFVDSLK, via the coding sequence ATGAAATTAGCCGCCAGAGTCGATCGCGTACCACCATCAATGACATTAGCAATTTCTGCTAAAGCAAAAGCCATGCAAGCAGAAGGTATTGATGTCTGTAGTTTTAGTGCGGGAGAACCAGATTTTCCTACTCCCGCTCATGTTGTCGAAGCAGCTAAAACAGCTTTAGATAATGGTAAAACTCGCTATGGACCTGCGGCAGGAGAACCAGAACTTAGAGAAGCGATCGCTCGTAAATTGCAGAAAGAAAACAATTTAGATTATCAGGCAGAAAATACCATCGTTACTAACGGCGGTAAATACTCTCTGTTTAACCTGATGCAGACTTTAATTGAAGAAGGAGACGAAGTAATTATTCCCTCTCCTTATTGGTTGAGCTATCCAGAGATGGTTAAGCTGGCTGGAGGCACGCCTGTATTGGTAGACACGTCAATGGAAAATGGCTATAAAATTACTCCCGAACAGCTAGAAAAAGCGATTACCCCACAAAGCAAGCTGTTCGTGCTTAATTCTCCTTCCAATCCTACAGGTGCGGTTTACAGTCCTGAAGAAATTCGCGCACTTGCAGACGTAATTTTAGCTGACGATAAACTTCTGGTAGTTTCCGACGAAATTTATGAAAAAATTCTTTATGGTGATGCCAAACATCTCAGTATCGGTGCGGTAAATCCTCAGATGCTGGAACGAACTATTACTAGTAACGGTTTTGCCAAAAGTCACTCGATGACTGGTTGGCGCGTGGGTTATGCTGCTGCCCCTGTAGAGATAATTAAAGCCATGACCAAGATACAGGGACATAGTACCTCTAATGTCTGTACTTTTGCCCAATATGGCGCGATCGCGGCTTTAGACTCTTCTCAAGATTGCGTAGCAGAAATGGTCGAGGCATTCGCTAAAAGACGCACTTACATCTACGAAGCGGTTGATGCTATCCCCAAACTAAGCTGTTTTAAACCCGATGGTGCTTTTTATCTCTATGTCGATATTTCTCAGACGGGAATGGGTTCTCTAGAATTCTGTGAGAAGTTATTAGAAACCAAACACGTTGCTGCAATTCCTGGGGTGGCTTTCGGAACGGATAACTGTATTCGTTTTTCCTATGCAACGGGTATGCCGACAATTGAAGAAGGCGTTAGGCGTTTGGCTGAGTTTGTTGATTCTCTGAAGTAA
- the ggt gene encoding gamma-glutamyltransferase gives MSIEKKIIIAISSIAILGFGLYKNIDSPFVYRLISKWNCKDSLLPVCNPANAQTVDKVSGNNGVVVSTQKEASKIGLQVLKDGGNAIDAAVAVGYALAVSDPCCGNLGGGGFMLIRFANGESTFIDFRETAPLAATQDMYQDKQGNVIKGLSTEGYLAVGVPGTVKGLDYAMTEYGTMKRDRLIKPAIKLAKNGFVLQQGDVDILEAGKDKLLEPNVAEIFLTEDNKVDRPGDILVQTDLAKTLESIAKRGTEVFYRGEIAEKVVTASEANNGILSLEDFANYQIRETQPISCNYRGYLVISAPPPGGGTTVCQMLNILSGYNLKQLGWQTTKSLHYIFSAMLLAFSDRNQYLGDPDFVEFPLDKLLSKDYAATLRTKISDYEAIPPESVYSNVQTEGSNTTHYSVVDKQGNAVAVTYTINSYFGAGVIAPGTGFLLNNEMNDFTTKLGKPNQFGLRQGEANLIEPGKRPLSSMSPTIVTQDGQVYLVTGSPGGSTIPNTVLQVIVNAIDYDMDLEAAVNTPRLHYQGFPNVVVSEPNAVDAKTIRGLRLRGYTIFPFDTLGAAESILVEPETGLKTGVNDVRKPAGKAVAY, from the coding sequence ATGTCAATCGAGAAAAAAATAATTATAGCTATTAGTTCGATCGCAATTCTGGGCTTTGGTTTATACAAAAATATAGATAGTCCCTTTGTTTATCGACTAATTAGCAAATGGAACTGCAAAGATTCTTTATTACCCGTTTGCAACCCCGCCAATGCTCAAACTGTAGATAAAGTTTCTGGTAACAATGGCGTGGTTGTCTCTACCCAAAAAGAAGCGTCAAAAATTGGTTTGCAGGTATTAAAAGATGGCGGAAATGCGATCGATGCTGCGGTAGCGGTAGGTTATGCCCTAGCCGTTAGCGATCCTTGCTGTGGTAACTTAGGCGGTGGCGGTTTTATGCTGATTCGTTTTGCTAATGGCGAGTCTACTTTTATCGACTTTCGCGAAACTGCACCTTTAGCTGCAACTCAGGATATGTATCAAGATAAGCAAGGTAATGTAATTAAAGGATTGAGTACCGAAGGTTATTTGGCAGTTGGCGTTCCTGGCACTGTAAAAGGTTTAGATTATGCCATGACTGAATATGGAACAATGAAGCGCGATCGCCTTATCAAACCTGCTATTAAATTAGCTAAAAACGGTTTTGTGTTGCAACAGGGCGATGTAGATATTCTTGAGGCGGGAAAAGATAAGTTATTAGAACCTAATGTCGCTGAAATATTTTTGACAGAAGATAACAAAGTCGATCGACCTGGAGATATTTTAGTGCAAACCGATCTAGCCAAGACACTAGAGTCGATCGCCAAACGGGGAACGGAAGTATTTTATCGAGGAGAAATTGCCGAGAAAGTTGTTACTGCTAGCGAGGCTAACAACGGCATTCTTAGCTTAGAAGATTTTGCTAATTACCAGATTAGGGAAACCCAACCAATTAGCTGCAACTATAGAGGTTATCTGGTTATTTCTGCACCTCCTCCTGGTGGTGGTACTACCGTCTGTCAGATGTTAAATATTTTGTCTGGTTACAATTTGAAGCAGTTGGGTTGGCAAACTACCAAAAGCTTGCATTATATCTTTTCGGCAATGCTACTAGCTTTTAGCGATCGCAATCAATATTTAGGCGATCCAGATTTTGTCGAATTTCCCCTCGATAAACTGTTGTCTAAAGATTATGCAGCTACTTTAAGAACTAAAATTTCCGACTACGAAGCTATACCGCCAGAATCAGTTTATTCTAATGTTCAAACGGAAGGAAGCAATACCACTCATTATTCGGTAGTAGATAAACAAGGTAATGCCGTAGCGGTAACTTATACAATTAATTCTTATTTTGGTGCGGGGGTAATTGCCCCAGGTACGGGTTTTTTGCTCAATAATGAAATGAACGATTTTACGACTAAGTTAGGCAAACCCAATCAGTTTGGTTTGCGTCAGGGAGAAGCTAACCTAATTGAACCAGGCAAACGTCCTTTGAGTTCGATGTCGCCTACGATAGTTACTCAAGATGGACAAGTTTATTTAGTAACGGGAAGCCCAGGAGGTTCGACTATACCCAATACCGTATTGCAGGTAATTGTTAATGCGATCGATTACGATATGGATTTAGAAGCCGCAGTTAATACTCCTCGTCTTCACTATCAGGGATTTCCTAATGTTGTTGTTAGTGAACCCAATGCAGTAGATGCCAAAACTATCCGAGGTTTGAGACTAAGAGGTTATACAATTTTTCCTTTCGATACTTTGGGTGCGGCAGAATCAATTTTGGTCGAGCCTGAAACTGGATTAAAAACAGGAGTTAACGATGTTCGCAAACCTGCGGGTAAAGCTGTTGCTTATTAA
- a CDS encoding cation diffusion facilitator family transporter, producing MQDNRSQVRKVLWITLLLNLFVMALKATIGFATGSLSLQADALHSITDSANNILGLIANRFSSPLPDREHPYGHQKFEALGALGIAAFLGIACFEILKGAVERIAFGGKPVEVAPSELWLLSIVLIVNIFVAVYERNVGKKIDSPILIADAKHTTSDIWVTVVVIAGLIGVWQASALNIPQLRSLDVILAFPVAFMVFYSGWEVIRDNLPWLVDEMAIAPEKIHRIVMTTPGVVNCHDIASRGVVGRQVFIEMHLIVDTSDVQTAHKITERIEQRLAESFGKVRVSIHVEPPDYESDDISFGSTEKAEL from the coding sequence ATGCAAGACAATCGTTCCCAAGTTCGCAAAGTTCTCTGGATAACTCTGCTGCTAAATTTATTCGTAATGGCGTTAAAAGCAACCATTGGTTTTGCTACTGGTTCTCTTAGCCTGCAAGCAGATGCTTTACACAGCATTACCGACAGTGCCAACAATATTTTGGGCTTAATTGCCAATCGTTTTTCTTCTCCCCTACCAGACAGAGAACATCCCTACGGACATCAAAAATTTGAAGCGTTAGGTGCCTTGGGAATTGCCGCTTTTTTAGGAATTGCCTGTTTTGAAATTCTCAAGGGTGCGGTAGAACGTATTGCTTTTGGTGGTAAGCCTGTAGAAGTTGCACCAAGCGAGTTATGGCTGTTATCAATTGTCTTAATCGTCAATATTTTTGTTGCTGTTTACGAACGCAACGTTGGTAAAAAAATTGATAGTCCGATTTTAATTGCCGATGCCAAACACACCACCAGCGATATTTGGGTGACGGTGGTGGTAATTGCAGGCTTGATAGGAGTTTGGCAAGCATCAGCATTGAATATTCCTCAATTGCGATCGCTTGACGTAATTTTGGCTTTTCCCGTTGCTTTTATGGTGTTTTATAGCGGTTGGGAAGTAATACGCGACAATTTACCCTGGTTGGTAGACGAAATGGCGATCGCACCCGAAAAAATTCATCGCATTGTCATGACAACTCCTGGAGTAGTTAACTGTCACGATATTGCCTCTCGTGGTGTAGTAGGAAGACAGGTATTTATCGAAATGCACCTGATTGTCGATACTTCTGATGTGCAAACCGCTCATAAAATTACCGAACGCATCGAACAACGACTAGCAGAAAGCTTTGGTAAAGTTAGAGTTTCCATTCACGTCGAACCACCAGACTATGAATCTGATGATATTAGTTTTGGCAGTACTGAAAAGGCAGAACTGTAA
- a CDS encoding response regulator transcription factor — MIRVLLVDDQSIVREGLASLLETHDDIEIVGEAENGKLAVERSLSLQPDVVLMDIRMPVMDGVAAIKALAKQAPDIKILVLTTFDDDEYVAQSMAYGAKGYLLKDTPSTELAEAIRFANKGYTQLSPGLFKKAVTTSTATQTPELETLTSREKEVLQLIAKGYSNREIAEQLYIAERTVKNHVNSILRRLNLRDRTQAAIFVNTGDR, encoded by the coding sequence ATGATTCGCGTGTTGTTAGTAGACGATCAAAGCATTGTCAGAGAAGGACTGGCGAGTTTATTAGAAACTCATGACGATATAGAAATTGTCGGCGAGGCGGAAAATGGCAAGCTAGCCGTAGAGCGATCGCTTTCACTGCAACCCGACGTAGTATTAATGGATATTCGGATGCCTGTAATGGATGGAGTGGCAGCAATTAAGGCTCTCGCCAAACAAGCACCAGATATTAAGATATTAGTTCTCACTACCTTTGACGATGATGAATATGTAGCTCAGTCAATGGCTTATGGTGCTAAAGGCTATTTGCTTAAAGACACTCCCTCGACAGAACTAGCCGAAGCAATTCGTTTTGCCAACAAAGGTTACACTCAATTAAGCCCTGGATTGTTTAAAAAAGCCGTTACCACTTCTACAGCTACTCAAACACCAGAATTAGAGACTTTAACTTCTAGAGAAAAAGAAGTATTACAATTAATTGCTAAAGGCTATAGCAATCGTGAAATCGCCGAACAGCTATACATTGCCGAACGCACCGTTAAAAATCACGTCAACAGTATTCTGCGTCGTCTCAATCTGCGCGATCGCACTCAGGCAGCTATTTTTGTTAATACAGGTGATCGGTAA
- a CDS encoding sensor histidine kinase, translating to MTQTTWQKHPFKLLLYLEWILLVIALLTAFSDLLAPRHHHLASNFWLLNLSAIFSIAALGIMGLRLPFSNANFKKIYISLGFTLSWLAVLLGGRDRVFPPLLLIVVIRACLLFNWRGRIIAAAIAYSSFLLLQAAIWLRITPFGIVLGRIPRILKRLPPEEANRVLFGLLFNSALLFGLVLAFVLLSVSTILAEHQSRQQLTIANRRLRQYAQKLEDRAILQERNRIAREIHDSVGHYLTAQSIQLENAALFLEQDRTKAASYIQKARQLGKEALQNIRQSVATLRNNILQGRSLELALAKLIDEFEANNNIAIASKINLTTVSTEIDTALYRIVQEALTNVVKHSQATKVELDLDIKNNYVCLTVKDNGCGFEPQENTTGFGIQGMQERTQALDGSFSVNSQYGAGCKVKVKIPLV from the coding sequence ATGACTCAAACTACGTGGCAAAAACATCCTTTTAAGCTACTGCTGTATCTAGAGTGGATTTTACTAGTAATTGCTTTACTAACTGCTTTTTCGGATTTACTGGCACCCCGTCACCATCATTTGGCATCGAACTTCTGGCTGTTGAATTTAAGTGCGATTTTCAGCATTGCGGCGTTGGGAATTATGGGGTTGAGACTGCCTTTCTCCAATGCCAATTTTAAAAAGATTTATATTAGTTTGGGCTTTACTTTAAGTTGGCTGGCGGTATTATTAGGAGGACGAGATCGAGTGTTTCCGCCGTTGCTGTTGATTGTGGTTATTCGTGCCTGTTTGCTGTTTAATTGGCGAGGAAGAATTATTGCTGCTGCGATCGCCTATAGTTCTTTTTTATTACTACAGGCAGCGATTTGGCTTAGAATTACTCCTTTTGGTATCGTTCTCGGCAGAATACCCCGTATTTTGAAACGTTTGCCACCTGAAGAAGCTAATAGAGTTTTGTTTGGCTTGCTGTTTAATTCGGCATTATTATTTGGTTTAGTTTTGGCATTTGTTCTGTTGTCGGTAAGCACGATTTTAGCCGAACATCAAAGCCGCCAACAGCTAACCATTGCCAATCGTCGTCTGCGGCAATATGCTCAAAAGTTAGAAGATCGAGCCATCTTACAAGAAAGAAACCGCATCGCTCGCGAAATTCACGATTCTGTCGGACACTATCTTACTGCCCAAAGTATTCAACTGGAAAATGCTGCTTTATTTTTAGAACAAGATCGTACCAAAGCCGCCAGTTACATCCAAAAAGCCAGACAGTTAGGTAAAGAAGCACTACAAAATATTCGTCAGTCGGTAGCAACTCTGAGAAATAATATTTTACAGGGGCGATCGCTAGAACTTGCTCTCGCTAAACTGATAGACGAATTTGAAGCTAATAATAATATTGCGATCGCCTCAAAAATAAATTTAACTACTGTTTCTACAGAAATCGACACCGCACTATATAGAATCGTACAAGAAGCTCTAACTAATGTTGTCAAACACAGTCAAGCTACCAAAGTCGAACTAGATTTAGATATTAAAAATAACTATGTTTGTCTTACTGTAAAAGATAATGGCTGTGGTTTTGAGCCGCAAGAGAATACAACAGGTTTTGGTATTCAGGGAATGCAGGAACGCACTCAAGCCTTAGACGGTAGTTTCTCTGTTAATAGTCAGTATGGTGCAGGCTGCAAGGTTAAAGTCAAAATTCCGCTCGTATAA
- a CDS encoding Spy/CpxP family protein refolding chaperone: MRSILLTLAATSLILPTTVYAADFNSINSNNSDTSMKIAQARPKHGKRHGRGDRLEKLQEQLDLSTEQRRQIEQIEQQSETETEDLRQQLEEAHQQMQTLLSSDASTDELRQQHQQMQELHQQLDNNRFETKLQVREILTPEQRTQLAETMQRRWERKGER; this comes from the coding sequence ATGAGGAGTATTTTATTAACTCTAGCAGCAACTTCGCTAATTCTTCCAACTACAGTTTATGCTGCTGACTTTAATTCCATTAATTCAAATAATAGTGACACATCTATGAAAATAGCTCAAGCGCGACCCAAACACGGTAAAAGACACGGTAGAGGCGATCGCCTGGAAAAACTACAGGAACAGCTAGATCTTTCTACCGAACAAAGACGACAGATCGAACAAATCGAGCAACAGTCCGAAACTGAAACAGAGGATTTGCGCCAACAGCTAGAGGAAGCTCACCAACAAATGCAGACGCTACTATCTAGTGATGCTTCTACCGACGAACTGCGCCAACAACACCAACAAATGCAAGAACTGCATCAGCAGCTAGACAATAATCGTTTTGAAACCAAACTACAAGTTAGAGAAATTTTGACACCAGAACAGCGGACTCAGTTAGCAGAAACAATGCAGCGCCGTTGGGAACGAAAAGGCGAACGGTAA
- a CDS encoding DUF2231 domain-containing protein, with protein sequence MQNSAERTNASGQVPYPNIPAILESREGDYVGSGITSSISIFGHPIHPILVIFPVAFLSGAAGSDIGYWLTKDFFWARASLWLIGLGGLAGVLAALIGMVDFIRVKKVRRRTAGWAHMFINVAVLVLTFVNFGLRLGDPQTTIIPVGIILSLVIATLLSVGGWYGGELSFRHKIGVIGEESSS encoded by the coding sequence ATGCAAAACTCAGCCGAACGCACCAACGCAAGTGGTCAAGTTCCGTATCCTAATATTCCAGCAATTTTAGAAAGCCGCGAAGGTGATTATGTGGGAAGCGGTATTACCAGTTCCATATCTATTTTTGGACACCCCATTCATCCAATTTTAGTAATTTTTCCCGTTGCTTTTTTGAGCGGTGCGGCAGGTAGCGACATAGGTTACTGGCTGACCAAAGACTTTTTCTGGGCGCGCGCTTCACTATGGCTAATTGGTCTGGGTGGGTTAGCTGGTGTTCTAGCTGCTTTAATTGGCATGGTAGATTTTATCAGGGTTAAAAAGGTGCGTCGGCGTACCGCTGGTTGGGCGCATATGTTTATCAACGTGGCAGTTCTGGTACTGACATTTGTTAACTTTGGCTTGCGTTTGGGCGATCCACAAACCACAATTATTCCTGTAGGAATTATTCTTTCTCTAGTGATAGCTACCTTACTTTCTGTTGGTGGTTGGTACGGTGGAGAACTATCTTTTCGTCATAAAATAGGGGTTATTGGGGAAGAAAGTTCTAGTTAG
- the crtO gene encoding beta-carotene ketolase CrtO, whose amino-acid sequence MPTYDVVIIGAGHNGLVCAAYLLKEGYSVALLEKRAIPGGGATTEESLPEEAPGFKFNLCAIDHEFIHLGPVVEELELNKYGLEYLYCDPVTFCPHPDGKYFLAHKSVEKTCAEIAKYSERDAEKYREYIDFWQRLTKGITPVFNAPPKSLIDIAGNYGLNNIKDLFSTIGGIDKTLDLIRTMLTSPEDSLHYWFDSEFLRAPLARLAAEFGSPPSQKTIGIGSMMMSMRHNPGMARPRGGTGALTQALLNLVKDKGGVVLCDRAVEKVLIGNNGRAEGVRTSNGEEYRAKQGVISNIDARRLFLNMVPAEASEVAAPDLRERLDRRIVNNNETILKIDCALSEAPRFERYNHREELLIGSILIADSMHHVEEAHTLPSMGKIPDENPSMYLDVPTVLDPSMAPEGKHTLWIEFFAPYQIHGMEGQGLNGTGWTDELKNKVADRVIDKLADYAPNVKDAIIARRVESPAELGERLGAYKGNYYHIDMTLDQMVFFRPLPEIANYTTPIAGLYLTGAGTHPGGSISGMPGRNCARVFLNEKRPIAQQVKEVREKISSTIKNIVE is encoded by the coding sequence ATGCCAACATACGATGTCGTTATTATTGGGGCTGGTCATAATGGATTAGTCTGTGCTGCTTATTTACTCAAAGAAGGTTATAGCGTTGCCTTACTAGAAAAACGTGCTATACCTGGCGGTGGAGCTACTACAGAAGAATCTCTGCCAGAAGAAGCACCAGGGTTTAAGTTCAATCTCTGTGCGATCGATCATGAATTTATTCATTTGGGTCCCGTCGTTGAAGAATTAGAACTAAATAAATACGGCTTAGAATATCTTTATTGTGACCCCGTAACCTTTTGCCCCCATCCCGATGGCAAATATTTTTTGGCACATAAATCGGTAGAAAAAACCTGTGCTGAAATTGCTAAATATAGCGAACGAGATGCCGAAAAATATCGCGAATACATTGATTTTTGGCAGCGTTTGACCAAAGGTATTACCCCAGTTTTCAATGCACCACCTAAGTCGCTAATCGATATTGCTGGTAATTACGGTTTAAACAATATTAAGGATTTATTTTCTACTATAGGCGGCATAGATAAAACACTCGACTTGATTCGGACTATGCTAACTTCCCCTGAAGATAGTTTGCATTATTGGTTCGACTCCGAATTTCTCAGGGCACCCTTGGCTAGGCTTGCAGCCGAATTTGGCTCGCCTCCCTCTCAGAAAACTATCGGTATTGGTTCGATGATGATGTCTATGCGGCACAACCCTGGTATGGCAAGACCTCGCGGGGGAACGGGTGCCTTAACTCAAGCTTTACTAAATTTAGTTAAAGATAAAGGCGGAGTGGTATTGTGCGATCGCGCCGTAGAAAAGGTTTTGATTGGTAATAATGGTCGGGCAGAAGGAGTCAGAACTAGTAATGGCGAAGAATATCGCGCCAAACAAGGGGTAATCTCTAATATCGATGCTCGTCGCTTATTTTTAAATATGGTTCCTGCTGAGGCGAGTGAAGTTGCCGCACCTGACTTGAGAGAAAGGCTAGATAGACGTATTGTCAACAACAATGAAACTATTCTAAAAATTGACTGCGCGCTTTCCGAAGCACCCCGTTTTGAACGCTACAACCACAGAGAAGAATTGCTTATCGGTTCGATTTTAATTGCCGACTCGATGCATCACGTAGAAGAAGCTCACACTTTACCTTCAATGGGTAAAATACCCGATGAAAATCCATCGATGTATCTCGACGTACCGACGGTATTAGATCCTTCTATGGCACCAGAAGGGAAACACACTCTCTGGATCGAATTTTTTGCTCCCTATCAAATTCATGGCATGGAAGGACAGGGACTAAACGGTACTGGTTGGACGGATGAATTAAAAAATAAAGTTGCCGATCGCGTTATTGATAAGTTAGCCGATTATGCCCCTAATGTAAAAGATGCCATTATTGCCCGTCGTGTCGAAAGTCCAGCCGAATTGGGAGAACGTCTGGGAGCTTATAAGGGCAATTACTATCACATCGATATGACTTTAGATCAGATGGTGTTCTTTCGACCTCTACCAGAAATTGCCAACTATACCACACCCATAGCAGGACTATACCTTACAGGGGCAGGAACCCATCCAGGCGGCTCAATTTCGGGAATGCCAGGTCGCAACTGCGCTCGCGTCTTTCTCAACGAAAAAAGACCCATAGCCCAACAGGTAAAAGAAGTCAGAGAAAAGATTAGCTCGACCATTAAAAATATTGTCGAATAA
- a CDS encoding CsbD family protein codes for MKTSNFITNLVDVKRKLVAFASIFAIFSLIFASVFTVNTASVSAETINLPTIVAFENVSGEGIGDKVQGTFDRGAGKMQKNFGDAADRPGDTAKGALKEAKGAAKQNLGEAKAXADMAGDKAENAAESFVDSVKDFFE; via the coding sequence ATGAAGACTTCAAATTTTATTACTAATTTAGTTGACGTTAAACGTAAGTTAGTTGCTTTTGCCAGCATTTTCGCCATATTTTCCCTAATTTTTGCTAGTGTTTTTACTGTAAACACTGCCAGCGTCAGTGCGGAAACCATTAATCTGCCTACAATAGTTGCCTTTGAAAATGTATCTGGCGAAGGTATTGGCGACAAAGTACAAGGTACATTCGATCGCGGTGCAGGTAAGATGCAGAAAAATTTTGGCGATGCCGCAGACCGCCCTGGGGACACTGCTAAAGGAGCTTTAAAAGAAGCAAAAGGTGCAGCCAAACAGAATTTAGGTGAAGCTAAAGCGMAAGCCGATATGGCTGGAGACAAAGCTGAAAATGCTGCTGAAAGCTTTGTAGACTCAGTTAAAGATTTC